A region of Photobacterium sanguinicancri DNA encodes the following proteins:
- a CDS encoding glycosyltransferase family 4 protein, producing the protein MKKLNILHTESSCGWGGQEIRTLTESEGMIARGHQVTIACPSNSNIYSAAKERGINTVALPINKKRPAALLAMLRFLSANQFDVVNTHSSTDSWLVSVALAWRSSRPGIVRTRHLSTAVHNKKTTQWLYQKGNDFIATTGEKLRQTLHSENGVALNKMQSVPTGIDENRFVLPQDKKQIQAELALPDGKTIIGILATIRSWKGHEYLVEAVAALHRQDCHILVVGDGPFRPTLEAKIKELGLDGQVTLVGNQDNVVPWLQAMDLFCLPSYGNEGVPQGIMQAMLCGLPIISTDVGSILEVLHHEKNGYCVETKDSKSLAIAIEKLLDNPSLREEFGAYSYKHASANCTMTKMVDEMEAIFQKVSK; encoded by the coding sequence ATGAAAAAATTAAATATTCTCCATACTGAATCATCTTGTGGCTGGGGCGGCCAAGAAATTCGTACCCTGACAGAATCTGAAGGCATGATTGCCCGCGGTCACCAAGTGACGATAGCCTGCCCTTCAAACTCAAACATCTATAGCGCAGCAAAAGAGCGCGGTATCAATACCGTGGCTTTACCTATCAATAAAAAGCGTCCAGCCGCCTTGCTGGCGATGCTTCGTTTTTTATCTGCTAATCAATTTGATGTGGTTAACACTCATAGTTCAACGGATAGCTGGTTAGTATCAGTTGCATTAGCATGGCGATCTTCACGTCCAGGCATAGTGCGTACTCGCCACCTATCAACCGCCGTTCATAATAAAAAAACCACTCAATGGTTGTATCAAAAAGGTAATGATTTCATCGCGACTACGGGTGAGAAGCTTCGCCAAACCCTTCACTCTGAGAATGGTGTTGCTCTTAATAAAATGCAGTCCGTACCTACCGGAATTGATGAAAACCGATTTGTCCTGCCACAGGATAAAAAGCAGATCCAAGCTGAATTAGCATTACCAGACGGTAAAACTATCATTGGGATCTTAGCAACCATTCGCTCTTGGAAAGGCCATGAGTACCTTGTTGAAGCAGTAGCCGCACTTCATCGTCAAGATTGCCACATTTTAGTGGTCGGTGATGGTCCTTTTCGGCCAACACTAGAAGCTAAAATTAAAGAGCTCGGTTTAGATGGCCAAGTAACGCTAGTCGGTAACCAAGACAACGTCGTACCATGGCTCCAAGCAATGGATCTATTCTGCCTACCGTCTTACGGTAACGAAGGAGTTCCCCAAGGGATCATGCAAGCTATGCTATGCGGCCTACCGATTATTTCAACGGATGTCGGCAGTATTCTTGAAGTTCTTCATCATGAAAAGAATGGCTACTGTGTTGAAACTAAAGACAGCAAGTCATTAGCAATTGCGATTGAAAAGTTGCTTGATAATCCAAGTCTACGTGAAGAGTTTGGGGCTTACAGCTACAAGCATGCATCAGCTAACTGCACCATGACTAAAATGGTTGATGAGATGGAAGCGATCTTCCAGAAGGTGAGCAAGTAG
- a CDS encoding glycosyltransferase family 4 protein produces the protein MTKLAIVRQQYRPDGGAEKIIARSLDGLKSADLDVSVITQAWPKNADSHYQIHQIDKAGLTRTAKVRNFTKNAQQLLTTQDFDIVQSHERLPGCNLYRAGDGVHAQWLNIKNRHATSLHKCWQKMDSFHRYILATERQMFESNELQKVICISNMVKQDILTHFTITEDKLVTIYNGINSNQFTPAWGEEQRQLRQELDLPQDKRILIFVGSGFERKGVKEAIQAVAKTNEDTLLLVVGKEKKIKSYQALAEQLGVNERVYFMGVRTDVGKLMAASDLLLHPAHYEPFGNVVLEAMAAGLGVIVSDFVGAKDLVEPNQNGFICEAFSADSIVDSLAKCETQSQLQQLGHNARHTAQQFTIERMVNDMTALYSTLMKER, from the coding sequence ATGACTAAGTTAGCGATTGTGCGCCAACAATACCGCCCTGATGGTGGTGCAGAAAAGATCATTGCTCGCTCTCTAGATGGGTTAAAAAGCGCAGATCTTGACGTATCTGTAATCACTCAAGCTTGGCCTAAAAATGCTGATTCTCACTATCAAATTCACCAAATAGACAAAGCAGGGCTGACTCGCACGGCTAAGGTCCGTAATTTTACCAAAAATGCACAGCAGCTTTTAACAACGCAAGACTTTGATATTGTACAATCTCACGAGCGACTGCCAGGTTGTAACCTTTATCGCGCAGGTGATGGCGTTCATGCCCAGTGGTTAAATATTAAAAACCGTCATGCCACTTCGCTACACAAGTGTTGGCAAAAAATGGACAGTTTTCATCGCTATATCCTTGCCACTGAGCGTCAAATGTTTGAATCCAATGAACTGCAAAAAGTCATTTGTATTTCGAACATGGTGAAGCAAGATATTCTGACTCATTTTACTATTACAGAAGATAAGCTGGTCACCATCTATAACGGTATCAACAGTAACCAATTCACACCAGCATGGGGTGAAGAACAACGCCAACTTCGCCAAGAATTAGACTTACCTCAAGATAAGCGTATTTTAATTTTTGTTGGGTCCGGTTTTGAGCGAAAAGGGGTCAAAGAAGCAATCCAAGCTGTCGCTAAAACCAACGAAGACACCTTATTACTCGTGGTGGGAAAAGAGAAAAAAATCAAATCTTATCAAGCCCTCGCGGAACAATTAGGTGTCAATGAGCGTGTATATTTTATGGGTGTTCGCACCGATGTGGGTAAGCTAATGGCGGCGTCGGACCTATTATTGCACCCAGCACATTATGAACCATTTGGTAATGTGGTACTCGAAGCTATGGCTGCAGGCCTGGGCGTCATTGTCTCTGATTTTGTTGGTGCAAAAGATTTAGTTGAACCCAACCAAAATGGCTTCATTTGCGAGGCTTTTTCTGCTGATTCAATCGTAGACAGCCTTGCTAAATGTGAAACACAATCTCAACTCCAACAATTAGGGCATAACGCTCGTCACACCGCACAACAATTTACAATCGAAAGAATGGTGAACGACATGACAGCCTTATATTCCACACTGATGAAAGAAAGATAA
- the rfaQ gene encoding putative lipopolysaccharide heptosyltransferase III produces MTTSPLYDYLPHPIDWAKVQRVLVIKLRHHGDVLLSSPVYQTLKNHHPHLTIDALVYTDTAPMLQGHPAINTLYSIDKKWKNLGTFKHIAHEAALLKTLRHQQYDLVINLTESRRGAWIKWATKAQYGVAGNYKNRQDKSWKKAFPIRYHLPRFGNTRHTVEVHLDALRKAGLIIKPQDKSLILELSEQEYQAARQLRSNVDDKNFIVLHPTSRWLFKTWRIEHYRSLIQQLLADGHQVVITAAPDKVEMGLIKGILDGISHPSLHNLAGQLSLRSLAATIAQAKLMVGVDSVPMHIAAAVDTPCVALFGPSGDIEWAPWSDKARVLTSNHTCRPCGYDGCGGGKISECLASISVDTVYQAIQEQLTDD; encoded by the coding sequence ATGACAACATCTCCTCTATACGATTACCTACCCCACCCCATTGATTGGGCTAAGGTACAGCGCGTTTTAGTGATCAAGCTTCGTCACCATGGCGATGTGCTTCTCTCTTCACCCGTGTATCAGACACTAAAAAATCATCATCCACACTTAACGATTGATGCCCTGGTGTATACCGATACTGCACCGATGCTACAAGGCCACCCCGCAATCAATACCTTGTATTCCATTGACAAAAAATGGAAGAATCTCGGTACTTTCAAACATATTGCGCATGAAGCTGCTCTGCTAAAAACACTTCGCCACCAACAATATGATTTAGTGATTAACTTAACTGAAAGTCGCCGTGGTGCATGGATCAAGTGGGCGACTAAAGCTCAATACGGCGTGGCGGGTAATTATAAAAACCGCCAAGATAAATCGTGGAAGAAAGCCTTTCCAATCCGTTACCACTTACCTCGGTTCGGCAATACTCGCCACACAGTAGAAGTTCATTTAGATGCACTTCGCAAAGCGGGTCTTATCATTAAGCCACAAGATAAATCTTTGATCCTCGAGCTTAGTGAGCAAGAGTATCAAGCCGCTCGACAACTGCGTTCAAATGTCGACGACAAGAATTTTATCGTGCTGCATCCAACCTCACGTTGGCTATTTAAAACTTGGCGTATCGAGCATTACCGCAGCTTGATCCAGCAGTTATTAGCTGATGGTCATCAGGTGGTGATCACCGCAGCTCCCGATAAAGTCGAAATGGGCTTGATTAAAGGGATTTTAGACGGCATCAGTCACCCGAGCTTGCACAACCTTGCTGGCCAACTATCACTGCGCTCACTGGCTGCTACTATTGCTCAGGCCAAGCTTATGGTCGGCGTTGACTCAGTGCCGATGCACATTGCCGCCGCCGTTGACACACCTTGCGTTGCCCTCTTTGGCCCTAGTGGTGATATTGAGTGGGCTCCTTGGAGTGATAAAGCTCGCGTACTGACCTCAAACCATACTTGTCGTCCATGCGGCTACGATGGCTGTGGTGGCGGTAAAATCAGTGAGTGCCTGGCATCAATCAGTGTTGATACGGTTTATCAAGCTATTCAGGAGCAACTTACTGATGACTAA
- the rfaC gene encoding lipopolysaccharide heptosyltransferase RfaC, with protein sequence MRVLIVKTTSMGDVIHTLPAITDAVRAIPNIQFDWVVEEGFAQIPSWHSAVDTVIPVAIRRWRKNIINTIKSGEWQRCKQQIQHQHYDAVIDAQGLIKSALLTRKALGIKHGYDKHSIKEPLASYCYDKCHTISKDLHAVERIRQLFANALGYALPKLESAQAQTGDYTIAQHFLAQSVPPKQPYLVFLHATTRDNKHWPEEHWRDLITQVANLDLQIKLPWGAPHEYDRAMRLAEGFDHVEVLPKLNLFDVAGVLANARAVVSVDTGLSHLAAALDKPNITLYGPTDPGLIGGYGQGQVYLTASSLQQDTMAALTADYVFVQLSDLLVSEGNG encoded by the coding sequence ATGCGCGTCTTGATTGTCAAAACCACCTCGATGGGAGATGTGATCCACACCCTACCGGCGATCACTGATGCCGTGCGTGCCATCCCTAATATCCAGTTTGATTGGGTAGTAGAAGAAGGCTTTGCTCAGATCCCATCATGGCACTCAGCTGTCGACACCGTTATACCCGTCGCAATCCGTCGTTGGCGTAAAAATATTATCAACACCATTAAATCTGGTGAATGGCAACGCTGTAAACAGCAGATACAGCACCAACATTATGACGCAGTGATTGATGCGCAAGGCCTGATTAAAAGTGCCTTACTCACGCGTAAAGCACTCGGTATAAAACACGGTTACGATAAGCACTCAATCAAAGAGCCTCTGGCCAGTTATTGCTACGATAAATGCCATACCATCAGCAAAGATCTACACGCAGTTGAGCGTATTCGGCAGTTATTTGCTAACGCTTTAGGCTATGCACTTCCCAAACTAGAGAGTGCACAAGCCCAAACAGGTGATTACACGATTGCTCAACATTTCTTGGCACAATCAGTACCACCAAAGCAGCCCTACTTGGTGTTTTTGCACGCCACAACACGTGATAACAAGCATTGGCCTGAAGAACACTGGCGTGACCTAATTACACAAGTGGCAAACCTTGATTTACAGATCAAACTGCCGTGGGGCGCACCACACGAATACGATCGCGCAATGCGTTTGGCTGAAGGATTTGACCACGTTGAAGTATTGCCCAAACTAAACTTGTTTGATGTCGCTGGTGTACTCGCTAACGCCCGTGCTGTCGTATCCGTCGATACAGGCCTTAGCCATTTAGCAGCCGCACTCGATAAACCCAATATCACCCTGTATGGTCCAACCGATCCCGGCTTGATTGGTGGCTATGGTCAAGGGCAAGTGTATTTAACGGCATCATCATTACAGCAAGACACTATGGCAGCACTGACTGCCGATTATGTGTTTGTACAGTTATCTGATTTATTAGTATCTGAAGGCAATGGTTAA
- the rfaF gene encoding ADP-heptose--LPS heptosyltransferase RfaF, with the protein MKILIIGPSWVGDMVMSQSLYRTLKANNPDATIDVMAPDWCRPILSRMPEVNNVVAMPVGHGSLQLSVRRQLGKTLKQNGYDQAIVLPGSLKSALVPWFADIAKRSGWLGEMRYGLLNDYRKLDKVAFPLMVERYIALAFDKAEMTSAKALPQPLLYPALQVDNESTIAACRALGLNQDRPTLAICPGAEFGPAKRWPHYHYAQAVAQLIDTGWQVWIFGSGKDHPVGEEILSDLSDTQRTHCINLAGQTKLEQAVDLMASCKAAITNDSGLMHVAAAVGLPLVALYGPSSPDFTPPLTHQAKVIRLIDGYLKVRKGDGEQGYHQSLIDITPQMTLDALNELLAGQSCAS; encoded by the coding sequence ATGAAAATTTTAATTATTGGCCCATCCTGGGTTGGCGACATGGTGATGTCGCAAAGTCTATATCGCACATTAAAAGCCAATAACCCAGATGCAACCATTGATGTGATGGCACCCGATTGGTGTCGTCCTATTTTAAGTCGGATGCCTGAAGTTAATAACGTGGTTGCAATGCCTGTTGGTCACGGTTCATTACAATTAAGTGTGCGTCGTCAACTCGGGAAAACACTAAAACAGAACGGTTATGATCAAGCAATTGTATTACCTGGCTCTTTAAAATCAGCCTTGGTACCTTGGTTTGCCGACATTGCAAAGCGCAGTGGTTGGCTTGGTGAAATGCGTTATGGTCTTCTGAATGACTATCGCAAACTTGATAAGGTTGCTTTCCCTTTAATGGTTGAGCGCTACATCGCATTGGCATTTGATAAAGCAGAGATGACATCAGCCAAAGCACTACCTCAGCCATTACTGTACCCAGCACTGCAAGTGGACAACGAGAGTACAATTGCAGCATGCCGAGCGTTAGGCCTTAATCAAGATCGCCCCACTTTAGCCATTTGTCCTGGCGCTGAATTTGGTCCAGCCAAACGCTGGCCTCATTATCACTATGCACAGGCGGTTGCTCAGCTGATCGATACAGGCTGGCAAGTATGGATTTTTGGCTCAGGCAAAGATCATCCTGTTGGCGAAGAAATTCTGTCTGACTTATCCGATACTCAGCGCACCCATTGTATTAATCTGGCGGGTCAAACTAAATTGGAACAAGCTGTTGATTTGATGGCAAGTTGTAAAGCAGCAATCACCAATGACTCAGGTTTAATGCATGTCGCAGCAGCTGTCGGCTTACCGCTGGTTGCCTTATACGGGCCATCAAGCCCTGACTTTACCCCGCCTTTGACTCATCAAGCGAAAGTGATTCGCCTGATTGACGGTTACTTAAAGGTGCGTAAAGGCGATGGCGAACAAGGCTACCACCAGAGCTTGATCGATATTACACCGCAAATGACGCTCGATGCACTCAATGAACTATTGGCAGGTCAATCATGCGCGTCTTGA
- the lpxM gene encoding lauroyl-Kdo(2)-lipid IV(A) myristoyltransferase (LpxM is lauroyl-Kdo(2)-lipid IV(A) myristoyltransferase, an enzyme characterized in Escherichia coli and involved in biosynthesis of the form of lipid A found in that species and some closely related species.) — MIDHNDNKAHRPQFEWPYLHPKYWGTWLAIIVGALLSLLPHGFRRAVAIPFARIAVKIKGGATHRARINLLLCFPEKTDTEREQILLDTFITAGTYLMGLAALTTRSRQWLESNSVIYGMENLTKHTDVGEGVILLVPHTWAVDIPAVLLASRGLPISNISKKQSNPVTDWLMSRQRLQYGGKIFERSAGIKPFIRSVREGYLGYYLPDEDLGPNHSVFVDFFATTKATIAGLGKLSKLSRSRIVPCFPTYDNETGQFNMRILPALDPFPSGSEEQDARMMNEHIELFVNEQPEQYMWILKFLKTQRPGIVEPYRSDKYKP; from the coding sequence ATGATCGATCATAACGACAATAAAGCACATCGACCACAATTTGAGTGGCCGTATCTTCACCCGAAATACTGGGGCACGTGGTTAGCTATCATAGTCGGTGCTTTACTTTCTCTACTACCGCACGGTTTTCGCCGTGCGGTGGCGATTCCTTTTGCCAGAATAGCAGTAAAGATCAAAGGTGGTGCAACGCATCGCGCACGCATCAACCTGCTATTATGCTTCCCAGAAAAAACAGATACTGAACGCGAACAAATCTTGCTTGATACTTTTATCACCGCAGGCACTTATTTGATGGGATTAGCCGCACTGACCACTCGTTCTCGTCAGTGGCTCGAAAGTAACTCGGTGATCTACGGGATGGAAAACCTCACCAAACATACTGATGTTGGCGAGGGTGTTATTTTGCTGGTGCCGCATACATGGGCCGTTGATATTCCAGCTGTATTACTCGCTTCTCGTGGTTTACCCATTTCCAATATATCGAAGAAGCAATCTAACCCTGTTACCGACTGGCTAATGAGCCGTCAACGCTTACAATATGGCGGCAAGATTTTTGAGCGCAGTGCAGGGATCAAGCCTTTCATTAGATCGGTACGAGAAGGTTACTTAGGCTATTACTTACCTGATGAAGACCTTGGCCCGAATCACAGTGTCTTCGTTGATTTTTTTGCTACTACAAAAGCAACGATTGCGGGCTTAGGTAAACTATCTAAATTAAGCCGCTCTCGCATTGTGCCCTGTTTTCCTACTTACGATAACGAAACAGGACAATTTAACATGCGTATACTGCCAGCTTTGGATCCTTTTCCTAGTGGTAGTGAAGAGCAAGATGCACGTATGATGAACGAACATATCGAACTGTTTGTTAATGAGCAGCCAGAACAATACATGTGGATTTTGAAGTTCTTAAAAACACAACGTCCAGGCATTGTTGAACCATATCGCTCTGATAAATACAAACCCTAA
- the rfaD gene encoding ADP-glyceromanno-heptose 6-epimerase, with protein MIIVTGGAGMIGSNIVKLLNEQGRNDILVVDNLKDGTKFANLVDLDIADYMDKEDFITQIMAGDEFGPIEAIYHEGACSATTEWDGKYMMLNNYEYSKELLHYCLERQIPFLYASSAATYGGRDHDFIEEKAYEGALNVYGYSKQQFDNYVRRVWQDAEEHGEKLSQVTGFRYFNVYGPREQHKGSMASVAFHLNSQINKGENAKLFAGSETFQRDFVYVGDVAKMNLWFLENGVSGIFNCGTGNAESFQAVADAVIKFHGKGGVETVPFPEHLKGRYQTYTQADLTKVRAAGYNEPFKSVAEGVAEYMALINK; from the coding sequence ATGATTATTGTAACTGGCGGCGCCGGCATGATCGGCAGCAACATCGTAAAACTACTAAACGAACAAGGTCGCAACGACATTTTAGTTGTAGACAACCTAAAAGATGGCACCAAATTCGCCAACTTGGTTGATCTTGATATCGCTGATTACATGGACAAAGAAGACTTCATCACGCAAATCATGGCGGGTGATGAGTTTGGTCCAATTGAGGCTATTTACCACGAAGGTGCATGTTCTGCGACCACAGAGTGGGATGGCAAATACATGATGCTAAACAATTACGAGTACTCAAAAGAGCTACTTCACTACTGTTTAGAGCGTCAAATTCCATTCTTATACGCTTCATCTGCAGCCACTTACGGTGGTCGTGATCACGATTTCATCGAAGAAAAAGCGTACGAAGGTGCACTGAACGTCTACGGTTACTCAAAACAACAGTTCGACAACTACGTACGCCGTGTATGGCAAGATGCTGAAGAACATGGTGAAAAACTATCACAAGTAACAGGGTTCCGTTACTTCAATGTATACGGGCCGCGTGAGCAGCACAAAGGTAGCATGGCATCCGTTGCCTTCCACCTAAACAGCCAAATCAACAAGGGTGAAAACGCCAAGTTGTTTGCAGGTTCTGAAACCTTCCAGCGTGATTTCGTCTACGTGGGCGATGTCGCTAAAATGAACCTATGGTTCTTAGAAAATGGCGTATCAGGCATCTTTAACTGTGGTACAGGCAACGCGGAATCATTCCAAGCAGTCGCCGATGCTGTGATCAAGTTCCACGGTAAAGGCGGCGTAGAAACCGTACCTTTCCCTGAGCACCTTAAAGGTCGTTACCAAACCTACACTCAAGCGGATTTAACGAAAGTTCGCGCGGCAGGTTACAACGAACCATTCAAATCAGTAGCAGAAGGCGTTGCTGAGTACATGGCATTAATTAATAAGTAA
- a CDS encoding TetR/AcrR family transcriptional regulator, giving the protein MKTRDRIIMAALELFNERGESNVTTNHIAAHLGISPGNLYYHFRNKEEIIHSIFDEYASDLRTRFQPQSEFDATAESLLQYLDAVFMLMWRYRFFYANLPNILRRDEGLQSKYLAAQENLHQNMMALMESFKQGGLLDLDDRELLSLTNTLKLVASSWICYQTTQAPGAQITKAVIYQGVLQVLSIVRPLTTEKGRERVQQLETHYVDQERQDIA; this is encoded by the coding sequence ATGAAGACCCGAGATCGAATCATCATGGCTGCGCTAGAGCTTTTTAACGAGCGCGGTGAGTCCAATGTAACTACCAACCATATTGCTGCGCATTTGGGCATTAGCCCTGGCAATCTCTATTATCATTTTCGTAATAAAGAAGAGATTATACACAGTATTTTTGATGAATACGCCAGTGATTTACGTACCCGCTTTCAACCACAATCTGAGTTTGATGCCACAGCTGAGAGTTTATTGCAGTATCTTGATGCTGTCTTCATGCTGATGTGGCGCTACCGTTTCTTCTATGCCAACTTACCCAATATCTTACGTCGAGATGAGGGGCTGCAAAGTAAATACTTAGCGGCACAGGAAAACCTACATCAAAATATGATGGCGTTGATGGAAAGCTTTAAACAGGGCGGTCTGCTAGATTTAGATGACAGAGAACTGTTGAGTTTAACCAACACTTTAAAGCTAGTTGCTTCAAGCTGGATTTGCTACCAAACCACTCAAGCACCAGGGGCTCAAATCACAAAAGCGGTGATCTACCAAGGCGTACTTCAAGTGTTGAGTATTGTTCGTCCGTTAACAACAGAAAAAGGTCGTGAGCGCGTACAACAACTTGAAACGCACTATGTTGACCAAGAGCGACAAGACATAGCGTAA
- a CDS encoding divergent polysaccharide deacetylase family protein, which yields MQRIAVFTLGALCLLLSPFTIAAKLAIVIDDLGYNSMPVALSALPSQISLSILPDTPFDIATAELAHQQQRDVLLHMPMQPQGAAPLEPSTLTKRMSEDSFKQTLRHALLRVPHAVAVNNHMGSALTQDVIRMDWVMTVLTEQGLGFLDSRTSVHSVAEQRAHAFQLPTLRRHIFLDHFRTQKFVTQQLKMAVKRAQRHGYAVAIGHPYPVTLSTLQQQLPLLDTDVELVPLSALF from the coding sequence ATGCAAAGGATAGCAGTTTTCACATTAGGAGCCTTATGCTTGCTCCTTTCCCCTTTTACAATTGCCGCTAAGCTGGCAATTGTGATTGATGACCTAGGCTATAATTCGATGCCTGTGGCGTTATCAGCTTTACCCTCTCAAATCAGCCTCTCGATTTTACCCGATACGCCATTTGATATCGCAACGGCGGAATTAGCACATCAGCAACAACGTGATGTATTACTACATATGCCAATGCAGCCACAAGGCGCAGCACCACTCGAACCCAGCACCCTGACTAAACGGATGTCAGAAGATTCCTTCAAACAAACCTTGCGCCACGCTTTATTGCGGGTTCCACATGCCGTTGCCGTCAATAACCATATGGGTAGTGCGTTAACTCAAGATGTCATCCGAATGGATTGGGTGATGACAGTACTCACCGAGCAAGGGCTCGGTTTTCTTGATAGTCGAACCAGCGTTCACAGCGTAGCAGAACAACGAGCACACGCATTTCAACTTCCCACCCTACGCCGCCACATTTTCCTTGACCATTTTCGCACGCAAAAGTTTGTCACTCAGCAACTAAAAATGGCGGTCAAACGCGCCCAACGTCATGGCTATGCGGTAGCAATTGGTCATCCTTACCCAGTGACATTGAGTACCTTGCAGCAACAGCTTCCATTACTCGACACCGACGTTGAACTGGTACCGCTATCAGCCCTGTTCTAG
- a CDS encoding peptidoglycan DD-metalloendopeptidase family protein: MIKHLTKTFRASALCTGALLCLCFSQPLYASGDNQLDGVKDELSRQQGQLQDKQKRYAALQNELKKRELTIANATKKIHQAENKRKALTASIAKLSQEQQTLQQQRLGQQEMLRELLNTQYRQGEDSQLANLLSGQDSHTLDRYTVYAERISKARIDALTALSAIDTELQLKKHELALQRQQQQALVNELQAENKKRTGEQTKRKRTLAGIKGQMSNDRSYINELKVNERRLIKEIAKAKLEAERAARQAPMDGLAKHRGKLPWPVKGTVRHNYGTKQQGELRWKGMVIGKASGSKVNAVYPGKVIFADWLRGYGLMLAIDHGKGDMTFYGYNQTLLKKVGDSVQANEAIALVGDSGGQSQSGLYFEIRRKGTPTNPRTWLKK; this comes from the coding sequence ATGATCAAACACCTCACAAAGACCTTCCGCGCCAGTGCTTTATGCACTGGCGCTTTGTTATGCCTGTGCTTTAGCCAACCACTCTATGCCTCGGGTGATAATCAACTCGATGGCGTTAAAGACGAGTTATCACGCCAACAAGGCCAACTACAAGATAAGCAAAAGCGTTATGCCGCATTACAAAATGAGCTTAAAAAACGCGAGCTCACCATTGCCAATGCCACAAAAAAAATCCATCAGGCCGAAAATAAGCGAAAAGCACTAACCGCATCAATCGCAAAACTCAGCCAAGAGCAGCAGACACTTCAACAGCAACGTCTTGGTCAACAAGAGATGCTACGCGAATTGCTCAATACCCAATACCGTCAAGGTGAAGATAGCCAGCTGGCAAATCTACTGAGCGGTCAAGATAGCCACACCCTAGATCGCTATACCGTGTATGCCGAGCGGATCAGCAAAGCCCGTATTGACGCCCTTACCGCATTAAGCGCGATTGATACTGAGCTGCAATTAAAGAAACATGAACTCGCCCTGCAACGCCAACAACAGCAAGCGCTTGTTAATGAACTACAAGCCGAAAATAAAAAACGGACGGGTGAACAAACAAAACGTAAACGCACCCTTGCTGGCATTAAAGGCCAAATGAGCAATGATCGCAGCTACATTAACGAACTTAAAGTGAATGAACGCCGCCTGATCAAAGAAATTGCCAAAGCGAAGCTAGAAGCTGAACGCGCCGCACGCCAAGCGCCGATGGATGGTTTAGCAAAACACCGCGGCAAACTGCCATGGCCTGTAAAAGGCACGGTGCGACACAACTACGGTACCAAACAGCAAGGTGAATTACGCTGGAAAGGCATGGTCATAGGTAAAGCCAGTGGAAGCAAAGTAAATGCCGTTTACCCAGGTAAAGTCATTTTTGCTGATTGGCTACGAGGCTATGGTTTGATGCTTGCCATCGATCACGGCAAGGGGGATATGACCTTCTATGGTTATAACCAAACCTTACTTAAAAAAGTGGGCGACAGCGTTCAAGCCAATGAAGCTATTGCATTAGTGGGTGACAGCGGCGGCCAAAGCCAATCAGGATTGTATTTTGAAATCCGGCGTAAAGGTACGCCGACCAATCCTCGAACTTGGCTCAAAAAATAA